The Methylocystis echinoides DNA window TGGGCGCTTCAGCGAGGTCTTCCTGTTCAAGACTCGGCATCACGCAGATTACGAGCAGGATTGGCGGCGTAAGATGGTCGAGGTTGCGCTCGCGACGTCAGCGGCGCCGACGATTTACCGAGCGCTCGACACGGGCGGATTCAGACTGATCGACGGCGGCGTATGGGCTAACAATCCGCTGATGCTCGCCGTTATCGAGGCGATGGTCTGCTATGACGTGCCGCCGGAGCGCATCAAAATCCTGAGCATAGGCTGTGGACAGGATCCATTTCGCGTGACGAGGCGAATGGCGGTCGGGGGACTCTTTCATTGGCGTGGCGTGATCGGGGCAGCGATGCACGCTCAGTCTCTTGCCGCGACAAACCAAGCCAGACTGCTCCTTGGGCCGCAAAACGTCGTTCGTATCGACCCCGCGATCACCGGGGCGCCGATCGAACTCGACGACTATCGACGAGCGATGGACGAGCTGCTGCCGGCAGTGGCCGGTGCTGTAGCTGCTCATCGTGATCGGGTTTGCTCGATGTTCCTTGCCCAGAAAGTCGCACCCTTTGTTCCTGTGCCGACGCCGTCAGGCATGGACGTGCGCCGCGCCATCGATGAGGCCGCGGTAGCTGGCTGATCTGGTAAAGTCGGGCCACTGCTCGGCGGAAATCATGTGCTCGCGCGGCCGCGGGCTCGTAGCGCGTATAGCGCTGTATTTAAAGAGCACTGTCACGGTACGTCTAAATAGGGTCTGTTTCACTCTCGGTGCAAGGGCCGGAAATTGCGCGCTCTCTTGAGGCGCGGCATGTTGCGGGATGAAAAAGTCAGCGCAGTGGGCGCCCTCGCCAAATTTGACGATCCTGACGGTCGAGCGGGATGAGACGAGTTGGGTAGTTTCGTTGAGGGGCGGCGGTCACGCAATATGCCCGGTTTGTCAGGTTCGATCGCGTTCTCGGCATAGCTCATATCGACGAACACTTCGCGATCTTCCAGCGCAAGGCACGCCTGTAGAAGTTCAGGCGCAGATGACGCGCTGGCGTTGCCGAAATGACCGATGCGAGCGGCGAATCTTTGCCGAGCGCATTCCAGGGCTTGCAGCGCCGTTTGCGCGCCGAACCACGCGCCTTGCGGGCATTGTGCGACTTTTCGGTCATAGTGCTGGTGGACGCCCGTCAGAACGGCTGATGGCGCGCCTTGCCATGCTCGTAGGCCACTGCACCATCCTAAGAGAGGTGAAGCGAAGCGCGCAAACCTATGCGAACGCGGCGCTGGTCAGAGTGGCGGGCATCGATGATTGGGCGTGGAAGAAAGGTATGAACTACGGAACGGTGGTCGTTGATCTCGAGCGACGACAGGTGGTGGACGTGCTACCAGACCGTTCGGCCGCTTCCACCGCCGAGTGGAGCTATGACCGAATTTGGGTGATGGGCGCTGATCAAGCGGCGCGGTTTTCTCTGGCGTCGCTGCTTGCAACGCCATCGACGAATTTGACGCCTTCGATGAGCCGGGGCAACTGATTTGCTCCTTTCAATCTGCGCCAGGTTTTTGACGCCGCCCGAATGAGCGTGAAGACCATGATCTTCACCGTCTTCTGCGAGAGAGCGCCCTTGGTGCGCACCGTCCGATGCCGGACGGTGGCAAATACGCTCTCGATTGGATTGGACGTTCGCAGGTGATCCCAGTGCTCTGCGGGGAAGTCGTAGAACGCCAGCAATGCTTCTTCATCCTTGGTCAGGCAGGCGACGGCCCGAGCGTATTTGATCCCGTATTTTTCGTTGAAGAGGTTTATCGCCGCGCGCGCCGCGGCCTTGGTTTCAGCGTGATGGATCTCCTGCAGATCGGCTTTGACCGCCGCCGCCATGGACTTCGGGAACTTGCCCAGAATATTGGAGATCTTGTGAAACCAGCAGCGCTGATGCCGCGTGGCTGGATAAATCTCGTCCACTGCTTTCCAGAACCCCAAAGCGCCATCGGCAACCGCAAGTTCGGGGGAGATTGTCAGGCCCCGCGCCTTGAGATCGACAAGTAACTCACGCCAGCTTTGCGCGCTTTCCCGGGCGCCCACATGAAAGCCGATAAGCTTTTTGCCTTCGGGCGTGGCGCCGATGATAACGAGGATGCATTCGGCCTCCGGCTCCATCCGCGCCTGTAAATAGACGCCGTCCGCCCAGATGTAGACATAGCGGCGAGCCGAGAGATCCCGGCGTTGCCAGCGACCATGCTCCTCCTGCCAGGCCTCGATCAGACGAGCGATCACGCCCGGCGACAGGTTCGGGGCCTCTGGGCCGAGAAGGGCCGTCAGCGCCTCCTGAAGGTCGCCCATCGAGACGCCCCGCAGATAAAGAACCGGCAACAAGGCGTCGAGGCTGCGCGACCGGCGCGCCCATCTGGGCAGAATGTTCGAACTGAAGCGAACTTTCGCCGACGCCGGCACATCGGCGGCGCGGTCCCGCACCTTTTGCCGCTGAACGGTTATCGGCCCGATCCCGGTCTGGATGATGCGGCGCGGCGATCAGGATGAGAATCCAGCGTCAATCACGATGAGAACGCCGATGGGGGTGGTCCTGAGGGAGGGCGGAGCCCGACCTTAGGACCACCCCCATCGGCGGGCGCGCTTCACGCGCCGTCTGGCGGTTGAGATCGGCCGGTGCAAGCTGTTGATTCGTCTCACTACGGGGGAATCGACGGGTTGACTGGTCGCCACATCACCGATCGCCAGATGAGGCTATACATGGATTATCGTAAGACGCGTTCCCCGGAGGCCGCAGCGGCCAGAGCCGGGTTTTCGACCGCAACTGCGTATCGGTTAGAGGCCGATCTCGCGCCTGCCCTCACAAAAGAAAGCGCCGAGGGCCGGCGACGACCAGACCCGCTCGCGCCGCATTGGGACGCGGAGATCGTGCCGATCCTCAAGGCCGCGCCCGGCATCCGGGTAATCGGCGTGCTGCAGGAGTTGCGCCGGCGCCATCCCGATCTCAGTCGAAACATCCGGCGCACGCTGGAACGCCGGATCCAGGCCTGGCGCGCCGTTCACGGGCCGGAGCGGGAGGTTATCTTCCGTCAGCAGCATGAGCCCGGACGGCAAGGCCTTTCCGACTTCACGGACACCAGCAGCCTCGGCGTTTCCGTCGCGGGCGAGCGGCTCGATCACCGGCTTTATCACTTCCGGCTGGTCTTCTCTGGCTTCGAGCACGCCCATGTCGTGCTCGGCGGCGAGAGCTTCACCGCCCTGGCCGAAGGGCTACAAAACGCCCTGTGGGCGCTCGGCGGCGCGCCGAAGGAGCATCGCAGCGACAGCTTGTCGGCGGCGTTCCGCAATCTGACGGCGGAGGCGCGCGACGACGTCACCCAGCGCTACGCGGCGCTGATGGACCACTACGGCATGATCGCGACGCGGAATAATGTTGGCGTCGCGCATGAGAACGGCTCGATCGAGAGCGCCCACGGCCACCTCAAACAGGCGCTCGAGGACGCGCTGCTGCTGCGCGGCTCGCGCGACTTCGCCGATCTCGACGCCTACCGCGCCTTCGTCGATGGCGTCGTGGGTGGGCGTAACGCCAACCTCGCCAAGCCCATCGCCCTGGAGAAGGCCGCACTGGTCCCGCTGCCCAAACGCCGCACCGCCGACTATGAGGAAAAGGCGATCCCCGTGACCTCATCGGGCGGCTTCACGCTGCGCCGCGTGTTCTACACCGTGCCATCGCGGCTGATCGGACATCGCCTGCGTGTGCGCATCTTTGACGACCGGCTCGAGTGCTTCCTCGGCGCCACGCCGGTCGCCCGACTGCGGCGCGGACGGCCAGTGTCCGACACAAAGGGCGGCCACGTCGTGGATTACCGGCATATTATCCACTCGCTGCGCCGCAAGCCGATGGCGTTCGCCAACCTCGTCTACCGAGATCAGCTGTTCCCGCGTTCTGCCTACCGGCGCGCCTTCGAGGCGCTGCAGGAGCAAGGCGATCCGCGCCGTGCCTGCAAGGTCACGGTCGGACTCCTGGCGCTGGCGCATGAACAGGCCTGCGAGGCTGAACTTGCCGAGGCGATCAACGCGGAACTCGACGCAAAGCGCCTGCCGGACCTCGCCGCGTTGCGCGAGCGTTTCCGCCCCGCGACTGCAGCGATCCCCGAGGTCGTCGTCGAGTTGGCCCCGCTGGGCGTCTACGACGAACTCGCAGCCGTCGGCGCCCGAACGTAGGAGCCGCGGCATGAGCGACGCGACGATGTCCATTGACGCCGCGCGCGTCGAACTCCTCCTCAACGAGTTGCGGCTGCCCGGCGTCAAGGCGATCTGGCCAAAGATCGCCGCACAATCCGACAAGGAAGGCTGGCCCGCCGCCCGTTTCCTGGCCGCGCTTGCGGAGCACGAAGCCGCCGATCGCACCCGTCGCCGGATCGAGCGGCACATGGTCGAGGCGCGACTTCCCGCCGGCAAAACCCTCGCCGCGTTCGACTTCGAGAGCACGCCGATGGTGTCAAAGGCGCAGGTGATGGCGCTCGCCGGCGGCGACGTCTGGCTCAAGGCGGGGGCCAATCTCCTGCTTTTCGGCCCGCCCGGGGGCGGAAAGAGTCATCTGGCGGCGGCGATCGGGCTCGCCCTCGTCGAAAACGGCTGGCGCGTCTTGTTTCAGCGCACCACCGATCTCGTCCAGCGCTTGCAGACCGCCCGCCTCGGGCTGGCGCTCGAAGCCTACATCGCCAAACTCGACCGCTACGATCTGCTCATCCTCGACGACATTGCCTATGTCTCAAAGGACCGGGACGAGACCAGCGTCCTGTTCGAGTTGATCGCCGCGCGCTACGAACGACGCTCGCTGCTCATCACCGCAAATCAGCCGTTTGGCGAATGGGGCCGGGTCTTTCCAGACCAGGCCATGACGCTCGCAGCGATCGATCGCCTCGTCCACCACGCCACGATTCTGGAGATGAATGTCGAGAGTTATCGCCGAAAGGCTGCACTCGATCGCAAGCGCGGCCCCGGCAGAAAACCGATCCACGCCACGCCGCGCGAACTCGAAAACGCCGCTGATTGACGCGCGCCGCCCATCCTGATTGTCGCTCCGCGTCAATTACCGCTTGCCAAGCAGCGCGCCAGCGACAATCATTCAAAAATCCGGCTGCCGCTTCTCATCCAGATTGACGCGCCGTTCTCATCCTGATTGTCGCCCCATAGGATGACCCGTTCTGGCCCGACGCCATGCCGCACAACACGTTGGCGGCCATCAGGCAGCCGCTCGTGGGAAAACATCTCGACGAAACTGTCTGCTTCAGCCTTCAGCGCGGCTGCAAGCATACGCTGCGCGCCTTCTCTCGCGATCTCTGTCAGCGGGTCCGAAACCAAGCCAGGCTGGCGCAGGTGGATGATCGTGCTATCGTCCTTCATAGGCGTATCGCTCCATTGGAGGTTCTGGCAGGCTTCAGCACCCGCCACGATACGCCGCCTTCTCAGGCCCCATCACCCATTTTCAGCCATAGCTCCGCCGAGTGGCTCAGAAGGCATCCGGAGATCGAAGTGATCAGCCGCGACCGCGCCGGACTCTACGCCGAGGGCGCACGCGTAGGAGCCCCGCAAGCGCGCCAGGTTGCCGACCGCTTCCACCTGCTGCAGAACTTTCGGGATGCGGTAGAAAGGCAGCTGATCTATCCGGGCGGGCCGGTACGGAGAAGCAGCGACGGCGCTGCGGAAAAATCTCATTCCCGGAGAGTTTCCCGCGGCGCGCATCGGCATTTTGCAGAGCGAGCGGCCCGTGCTGCGCAACTAGCCAAATTTGCTGAAATCAGGGCTCTTTACGAAAATGGCGAAAGTATCACCGCGATCGCGCGCGCATTGGGCCTCGGGCGACGGCGTGTTGAGCGCTGGTCGCGTTTCATCGTCCTGCCCGAACGCAACGCGATGGAACCGAAAGCATGCACGCCTGCCCACTTCGAAGCGCTCCTATCGCGACGCTTTACCGAAGGAGCCACATCCGTGAGGCTCCTGTTCGGGGAGATAAAGCAACAGGGGTATACGGGCTCCTATAGTCATCTGGCGCGGTTCATCGCGCCATGGAAAGACGCCGGCCGACCGCTCGACTTTATCGTCGAGACGCCCCTCGATCCTGCGTCGCCAGCATCGTCGTCGTCTTCAGCCTGCGGTCTTCCTGCGGCAACTCCTGCGCCAAGAATTGATCCAACGACCGGTCGTCACATCTCGCCGCTCACCGCAGCGGCGCTTTGCGTCAAACCAAGGGGACAAATGACGAGCCGCCAGTTGGCCGTCGTCGATGCTCTGAAGGCGGGGTCGGAGGAGTTTACCACGATGCGTCAGCTGGCGATGCGGTTTCGCGCTCTGTTTCGCGGCGGCTCCCTGGAAAAGCTGGACGAGTGGCTACGCGATGCGTTTTCTTGCGGCATCTACATGCGACGCTTTGCGAAGACATTGCGGCAAGACAAATGTGCGGTGCAGAACGCTGTGACGGACCCGTGGAGCAACGGACAGACAGAGGGTCAGATCAATCGATTGAAGACGCTCAAGCGGTCGATGTATGGTCAAGCCAGCATTGAACTGCTTCGCGCGAGGATGCTACCGCTTCAGGAATGCGACTTGCACCGAGAGTGAAACAGACCCCGCTTTCCTGCAGAGTGACACTTGGACCTCAAACCGATCGGCGCTTGAAGGATCACTCCTGGACAAGGCGACGTCACCAGGCATGAGACGCCACGCGACGGCGGCCCGGCGAACAGCAATTCTGTGACCTATCTCTGAGATCAGATATTCCCAAGCCAAAAGACTCCTGACACTAGCAGCCACTGTTGTGATGGGCGTGATTAAATTTTTTTCTATACCACAGCCAAAAACCGCCAAAGCCGCTGATGGATAGGAATGAAGTTGCGATTAATTCACGGATAGACGTCTCGCCA harbors:
- a CDS encoding CBASS cGAMP-activated phospholipase, whose amino-acid sequence is MSYEQPVLPRSAGSIPARRVQQSWPADRDFRILSIDGGGIRGVFPAGVLADFEATLGADASIVEYFDLVAGTSTGGILALGLGAGKSAREIRDLYMHRGPQIFPPVWDNAAGRIWKFIRNNFINAAFHRYNRLALERTLQEFLGEKLLGESKVRHVIPSFDGRFSEVFLFKTRHHADYEQDWRRKMVEVALATSAAPTIYRALDTGGFRLIDGGVWANNPLMLAVIEAMVCYDVPPERIKILSIGCGQDPFRVTRRMAVGGLFHWRGVIGAAMHAQSLAATNQARLLLGPQNVVRIDPAITGAPIELDDYRRAMDELLPAVAGAVAAHRDRVCSMFLAQKVAPFVPVPTPSGMDVRRAIDEAAVAG
- a CDS encoding transposase; this translates as MARLAMLVGHCTILREVKRSAQTYANAALVRVAGIDDWAWKKGMNYGTVVVDLERRQVVDVLPDRSAASTAEWSYDRIWVMGADQAARFSLASLLATPSTNLTPSMSRGN
- the istA gene encoding IS21 family transposase: MTGRHITDRQMRLYMDYRKTRSPEAAAARAGFSTATAYRLEADLAPALTKESAEGRRRPDPLAPHWDAEIVPILKAAPGIRVIGVLQELRRRHPDLSRNIRRTLERRIQAWRAVHGPEREVIFRQQHEPGRQGLSDFTDTSSLGVSVAGERLDHRLYHFRLVFSGFEHAHVVLGGESFTALAEGLQNALWALGGAPKEHRSDSLSAAFRNLTAEARDDVTQRYAALMDHYGMIATRNNVGVAHENGSIESAHGHLKQALEDALLLRGSRDFADLDAYRAFVDGVVGGRNANLAKPIALEKAALVPLPKRRTADYEEKAIPVTSSGGFTLRRVFYTVPSRLIGHRLRVRIFDDRLECFLGATPVARLRRGRPVSDTKGGHVVDYRHIIHSLRRKPMAFANLVYRDQLFPRSAYRRAFEALQEQGDPRRACKVTVGLLALAHEQACEAELAEAINAELDAKRLPDLAALRERFRPATAAIPEVVVELAPLGVYDELAAVGART
- the istB gene encoding IS21-like element helper ATPase IstB, with the translated sequence MSDATMSIDAARVELLLNELRLPGVKAIWPKIAAQSDKEGWPAARFLAALAEHEAADRTRRRIERHMVEARLPAGKTLAAFDFESTPMVSKAQVMALAGGDVWLKAGANLLLFGPPGGGKSHLAAAIGLALVENGWRVLFQRTTDLVQRLQTARLGLALEAYIAKLDRYDLLILDDIAYVSKDRDETSVLFELIAARYERRSLLITANQPFGEWGRVFPDQAMTLAAIDRLVHHATILEMNVESYRRKAALDRKRGPGRKPIHATPRELENAAD
- a CDS encoding transposase — protein: MISRDRAGLYAEGARVGAPQARQVADRFHLLQNFRDAVERQLIYPGGPVRRSSDGAAEKSHSRRVSRGAHRHFAERAARAAQLAKFAEIRALYENGESITAIARALGLGRRRVERWSRFIVLPERNAMEPKACTPAHFEALLSRRFTEGATSVRLLFGEIKQQGYTGSYSHLARFIAPWKDAGRPLDFIVETPLDPASPASSSSSACGLPAATPAPRIDPTTGRHISPLTAAALCVKPRGQMTSRQLAVVDALKAGSEEFTTMRQLAMRFRALFRGGSLEKLDEWLRDAFSCGIYMRRFAKTLRQDKCAVQNAVTDPWSNGQTEGQINRLKTLKRSMYGQASIELLRARMLPLQECDLHRE